A window from Flavobacterium gyeonganense encodes these proteins:
- a CDS encoding glycoside hydrolase family 3 protein: MQAQQGNFTVVKNNKGADLGYSPESGIQILTVNGKKFKDLNKNGKLDKYEDWRLSEDERAKDLASKMSVEQIAGLMLYSRHQALPAPADGYRAGHYNGKVFNESGAKSWNLTDEQKAFLKEDNLRHVLITSVETPEVAALWNNQMQAFVEGIGLGIPSNTSTDPRHTANVTSEFNAGAGGTISMWPDGLGMASTFDPKIVEQFGQIAAKEYRALGIATALSPQIDLGSEPRWYRISMTFGESPALTRDMGRAYIDGFQTSYGKDEIKDGWGYKSVNAMVKHWPSGGAEEGGRDGHWAYGKFAVYPGNNLQQHIDPFVNGAFKLKGKTSKASAVMPYYTITFDQDKKYNENVANGFSKYIITDLLRDKYGYDGVVCTDWLVTAEEGKTPNIFAGKPWGVENLSIAERHYKAIIAGVDQFGGNNDKMPVLEAYQMGIKEFGESFMRARFERSAVRLLKNIFRVGLFENPYLNVEETKAIVGNPEFMKAGYEAQLKSVVLLKNKASVMPLKEKKTVFIPKIYTASTKDWWGIASQPKLDYPVNLELVKKYYNVTDDPSKADFAIVFVTSPQSLEGGYDIKDRTNGSNGYVPISLQYGSYTASEARTKSIAAGDQVIDPAIKDRTYKNKTVTAANTMDLRTILDTKDMMNGKPVIVSVTASKPMIFNEFEKQVEGIVLNFGVSSQAVLDIISGKTEPSGLLPVQMPANMETVEKQFEDVPFDMIPHKDSEGNIYDFAFGLNWKGVIKDARTEAYKK; the protein is encoded by the coding sequence ATGCAGGCACAGCAAGGAAATTTTACTGTAGTTAAAAACAATAAAGGTGCAGATTTGGGATATTCTCCTGAATCTGGCATCCAAATTTTAACTGTAAATGGTAAAAAGTTCAAAGATTTAAATAAAAATGGAAAGCTTGATAAATATGAAGACTGGCGCCTTTCAGAAGATGAAAGAGCAAAAGATTTAGCTTCAAAAATGTCAGTAGAGCAAATTGCGGGTTTAATGCTTTACAGTCGTCATCAGGCTTTGCCAGCTCCAGCTGACGGATACAGAGCGGGACATTATAACGGAAAAGTGTTTAATGAGAGCGGTGCTAAATCGTGGAATCTGACAGATGAACAAAAAGCATTTTTAAAAGAAGACAATCTTCGCCATGTGTTAATTACAAGTGTAGAAACGCCAGAAGTTGCGGCTTTATGGAACAACCAAATGCAGGCTTTTGTAGAAGGAATCGGACTTGGAATTCCGAGTAACACCAGTACAGATCCACGTCATACGGCAAATGTAACGTCAGAGTTTAATGCAGGAGCGGGAGGAACAATCTCAATGTGGCCGGATGGTTTAGGAATGGCTTCTACTTTTGATCCAAAAATAGTAGAACAGTTTGGACAAATTGCAGCTAAAGAATACCGCGCTTTGGGAATTGCAACGGCACTTTCGCCACAAATCGATTTAGGTTCTGAGCCAAGATGGTACAGAATTTCGATGACTTTCGGCGAAAGCCCAGCTTTAACCAGAGACATGGGAAGAGCTTATATTGATGGTTTCCAAACCTCGTACGGAAAAGACGAAATCAAAGACGGATGGGGTTACAAAAGTGTGAACGCTATGGTAAAACACTGGCCAAGCGGAGGCGCTGAAGAAGGCGGACGCGACGGACATTGGGCATACGGGAAATTTGCCGTTTATCCTGGAAATAATTTGCAGCAACATATTGATCCATTTGTTAATGGTGCTTTCAAATTAAAAGGAAAAACGAGTAAAGCTTCGGCGGTAATGCCTTATTACACTATTACTTTTGATCAGGATAAAAAATACAATGAAAATGTTGCCAATGGTTTTAGTAAATACATTATAACCGATTTATTAAGAGATAAATACGGCTATGATGGCGTTGTCTGCACCGATTGGCTGGTAACTGCCGAAGAAGGAAAAACACCAAATATTTTTGCTGGAAAACCTTGGGGAGTTGAGAATCTTTCTATCGCAGAAAGACACTACAAAGCAATCATCGCAGGTGTTGATCAGTTTGGAGGGAATAATGATAAAATGCCGGTTTTAGAAGCTTATCAAATGGGAATTAAAGAATTTGGTGAATCTTTTATGAGAGCCCGATTTGAAAGATCGGCTGTTCGTTTGTTAAAAAACATTTTTAGAGTGGGTCTTTTCGAAAATCCGTATTTAAATGTTGAAGAAACAAAAGCGATTGTTGGAAATCCTGAATTTATGAAAGCAGGTTATGAAGCACAATTGAAATCAGTTGTATTATTAAAAAACAAAGCTTCGGTGATGCCTTTAAAAGAAAAGAAAACTGTTTTTATTCCGAAGATTTATACGGCTTCAACCAAAGATTGGTGGGGAATTGCGAGTCAGCCGAAATTGGATTATCCGGTAAATTTAGAATTGGTTAAGAAATATTACAATGTAACGGATGATCCTTCAAAAGCCGATTTTGCTATTGTTTTTGTAACCAGTCCGCAGAGTTTAGAAGGCGGTTATGACATAAAAGACAGAACAAACGGAAGTAATGGTTATGTACCGATTTCACTTCAATACGGATCATACACAGCATCTGAAGCAAGAACAAAAAGTATTGCGGCGGGAGATCAGGTAATCGATCCAGCTATCAAAGACAGGACATACAAAAACAAAACCGTTACTGCCGCCAATACCATGGATTTGAGAACGATTCTGGACACGAAAGATATGATGAATGGAAAACCAGTTATTGTTTCGGTTACAGCTTCAAAACCTATGATTTTCAATGAATTTGAAAAACAAGTAGAAGGAATTGTATTGAATTTCGGAGTTTCTTCGCAAGCTGTTTTAGATATTATTTCAGGAAAAACAGAACCTTCAGGATTATTGCCTGTGCAAATGCCCGCGAATATGGAAACGGTTGAAAAGCAATTTGAAGATGT
- a CDS encoding NUDIX hydrolase encodes MDFKKLIESRSEEHFKNYIPTLSIDCVIFSFHETTLQVLILKMKDQYGWELPGGYVKKEENVDDAAVRILKERTGTENIYLQQFYTFGNLKRSESAFEEYSDDLWHKQRFVSIGYYALAEHSNLKLIVDEYSSAVEWHSIDNLPSFMMDHRAILDKALMTLREQLNNHPIGYNLLPEKFTMPELQKLYEIILGKKLNRGNFYRKILRFDILIKLDESRKGGAHKAPDLYSFDLEKYNAALKDGLQGSW; translated from the coding sequence ATGGATTTCAAAAAATTAATCGAAAGTCGTTCAGAAGAGCATTTTAAAAACTACATTCCAACACTTTCTATTGACTGTGTAATTTTCAGTTTTCACGAAACAACCCTTCAGGTTTTGATACTAAAAATGAAGGATCAGTATGGTTGGGAGCTCCCTGGCGGTTATGTAAAAAAAGAAGAAAATGTAGATGATGCCGCTGTTCGCATCTTAAAGGAGCGTACAGGAACCGAAAATATCTATTTGCAGCAATTTTATACGTTTGGAAATTTAAAGCGTTCTGAAAGTGCTTTTGAAGAATACAGTGATGATCTTTGGCATAAACAGCGTTTTGTTTCTATTGGCTATTACGCCTTGGCAGAACATTCGAACTTAAAACTAATTGTCGATGAATATTCTAGTGCTGTTGAATGGCACTCCATAGATAATCTGCCGTCATTTATGATGGATCATAGAGCTATTCTGGACAAAGCTTTAATGACACTTCGCGAACAGTTAAATAATCATCCTATTGGTTATAATTTATTACCCGAAAAATTTACAATGCCGGAACTGCAAAAATTGTATGAAATTATTTTGGGTAAAAAACTCAATCGGGGAAATTTTTACAGAAAAATTCTGCGTTTCGATATCCTGATTAAACTGGATGAATCAAGAAAAGGCGGTGCACACAAAGCACCGGATTTGTATAGTTTTGATTTAGAAAAATACAATGCCGCACTGAAAGACGGACTTCAGGGAAGCTGGTAG
- a CDS encoding acyl-CoA dehydrogenase translates to MENSKIKAFIPLLYLVWSDDLLTQKEFSTLQEFITSLTILSPEEQQFLLSKVDISNPPSRNELKQWKSDIEKSIKDKSSIKSIFDIAAALSEKDLNISGLEQNFIKLENDLGVLGEELIQNFKTKGDSLTATTKTTDNFDIQKLIEILDGEEALIIKKVKEVISRPEFAYETSTDINVYRQTVYNWCKILADENLGNMAYPKRHGGGENIADYFAIMETLSYHDLSLVIKFGVQFGLWGMSVQSLGTEKHYAKYLKDIGELKLPGCFAMTETHHGSNVKGLETTATYNHNDQTFTIHTPHEKAQKEYIGNAAVHGQMATVFAKLIIDGHDYGVNAFVVPLRDTNGNVLNGITIGDCGHKMGLNGVDNGTIRFDNVVIPKENMLDRFASVNDKGEFESPIPSDNRRFFTMLGTLVGGRIGIPRSALAAAKSGLTIAIRYSDQRRQFGPEGGSEVPILNYRMHQRRLIPHLAKTYAIHFGLQYLTNRFLNKTESEMQEIEALAAGMKSYSTWSTGDILQECREACGGKGYLSENRIDALKNDTEIYTTFEGDNTVLMQLVAKNRLAEFRKAFGEMGSFGIINYVFENAKTALAEKNPIATRRTDDEHLLDSEFHLQAFIHREKTILASAARRIKKLVDGGLEAYDAFNVVQHQMIDVAGAYLERVVLEQFQIAIAKVEDVKTKEILLKLNQLYALSQIEKNKGWYLEDGYMEAVKTKAIRKMVNQLCWDIRPDAVSLVNAFDIPESCLAAPIAFQ, encoded by the coding sequence ATGGAGAATTCAAAAATTAAGGCTTTTATACCACTTTTATACCTTGTTTGGTCAGACGATCTTTTAACGCAAAAAGAGTTTTCGACTTTACAAGAATTTATTACTTCTCTAACTATTCTTTCTCCGGAAGAGCAGCAGTTTCTGCTTTCGAAAGTGGATATTTCGAATCCGCCTTCGCGAAATGAACTCAAACAATGGAAATCGGATATTGAGAAAAGTATTAAAGATAAATCTTCTATAAAGTCTATTTTTGATATCGCAGCAGCACTTTCTGAAAAGGATTTGAATATTTCAGGATTAGAACAGAATTTTATAAAACTGGAGAATGATTTGGGAGTTTTGGGTGAAGAATTAATTCAGAACTTCAAAACCAAAGGAGACTCTCTTACCGCTACTACTAAAACTACAGATAATTTTGATATTCAAAAGTTAATTGAAATTTTAGATGGAGAGGAGGCCCTTATTATCAAAAAAGTAAAAGAAGTAATTTCAAGACCTGAATTTGCTTATGAAACTTCAACAGATATAAATGTCTATCGTCAGACGGTTTACAATTGGTGCAAAATTTTAGCCGATGAGAATCTTGGCAATATGGCATATCCAAAAAGACATGGCGGAGGTGAAAACATAGCGGATTATTTTGCGATTATGGAAACGTTGAGTTATCATGATTTAAGCCTCGTAATTAAATTTGGCGTACAATTTGGACTTTGGGGAATGAGTGTTCAGTCATTAGGAACCGAAAAACATTATGCAAAATATCTTAAAGATATTGGCGAATTAAAACTTCCTGGCTGTTTTGCAATGACTGAAACACATCATGGCTCAAATGTAAAAGGCCTTGAAACAACAGCAACTTACAATCATAACGATCAGACTTTTACCATTCATACACCTCACGAAAAAGCCCAGAAAGAATATATTGGTAATGCTGCCGTTCATGGACAAATGGCGACGGTTTTTGCCAAACTGATTATTGACGGTCACGATTATGGCGTAAATGCTTTTGTTGTGCCATTGCGCGATACAAACGGAAATGTTTTAAACGGAATTACAATAGGCGATTGCGGTCATAAAATGGGACTGAATGGTGTAGATAACGGAACCATTCGTTTTGATAATGTCGTGATTCCGAAAGAAAATATGCTGGATCGTTTTGCATCTGTGAACGACAAAGGAGAATTCGAAAGCCCGATTCCGAGTGATAACAGACGATTTTTTACGATGCTAGGTACTTTGGTCGGAGGTAGAATCGGAATTCCACGTTCGGCTTTGGCAGCAGCGAAATCAGGACTTACGATTGCCATTCGCTACAGCGATCAAAGACGACAATTCGGACCAGAAGGAGGTTCTGAAGTCCCGATTTTAAATTACAGGATGCATCAGCGAAGATTGATTCCGCATTTAGCTAAAACCTATGCCATCCATTTTGGATTACAATATCTAACGAATCGTTTTCTAAACAAAACCGAATCAGAAATGCAGGAAATAGAAGCATTGGCAGCCGGAATGAAATCATACTCTACATGGAGTACAGGAGATATTTTACAGGAATGTCGTGAAGCCTGCGGAGGAAAAGGATATTTGTCTGAAAACAGAATTGACGCTTTAAAAAACGATACGGAAATCTATACCACTTTTGAAGGAGATAACACTGTTTTGATGCAGTTGGTTGCCAAAAATCGTTTAGCAGAATTCAGAAAAGCATTTGGAGAGATGGGGTCTTTTGGCATCATTAATTATGTTTTTGAAAATGCCAAAACCGCTTTGGCTGAGAAAAACCCAATTGCAACCAGAAGAACTGATGATGAACATCTGCTGGATTCAGAATTTCATCTGCAGGCTTTCATCCACAGGGAAAAAACAATTTTGGCATCTGCAGCAAGACGTATTAAAAAATTAGTAGATGGTGGTTTAGAAGCTTATGATGCATTTAATGTAGTACAGCACCAAATGATTGATGTTGCTGGAGCGTATTTGGAAAGAGTGGTTTTGGAACAATTTCAAATTGCAATAGCAAAAGTTGAAGATGTAAAAACAAAAGAAATATTACTAAAATTAAATCAGCTGTATGCACTTTCACAAATAGAAAAAAACAAAGGCTGGTATTTAGAAGACGGTTATATGGAAGCGGTTAAAACCAAAGCAATCCGTAAAATGGTCAATCAGCTTTGTTGGGATATCAGGCCGGATGCGGTTTCTTTGGTAAATGCTTTTGACATTCCGGAGAGTTGCCTTGCGGCTCCAATTGCTTTTCAATAA
- a CDS encoding GNAT family N-acetyltransferase, with the protein MIIKSIKPSDTWQIRHKVMWPDQPLAFVQLDEDESGLHFGFFIEEKLVSIVSCFILDDEMQFRKLATLPEYQGLGIASGLLKYVFQLARKKELRRIWCNARSNKKSFYEKLGMKDTFQTFSKAGQEFTIMEFYF; encoded by the coding sequence ATGATAATAAAATCAATCAAACCCTCAGATACCTGGCAAATCAGGCATAAAGTAATGTGGCCGGATCAACCTTTAGCATTTGTTCAGCTGGATGAAGATGAATCCGGACTGCATTTTGGCTTTTTTATAGAAGAAAAACTGGTTTCCATTGTATCCTGTTTTATTTTAGATGATGAAATGCAGTTTAGAAAGCTTGCAACTTTACCCGAATATCAGGGTCTGGGAATAGCATCCGGACTTTTGAAGTATGTTTTCCAATTAGCCAGAAAAAAAGAGTTAAGAAGAATTTGGTGTAATGCAAGATCAAATAAAAAATCCTTTTATGAGAAATTGGGAATGAAAGATACATTTCAAACGTTCAGCAAAGCAGGTCAGGAATTTACAATAATGGAATTTTATTTTTGA